The following are encoded together in the Candidatus Methylomirabilis oxygeniifera genome:
- a CDS encoding putative Cell division protein FtsX (Evidence 3 : Function proposed based on presence of conserved amino acid motif, structural feature or limited homology), whose protein sequence is MVEKLKYLLTHALINLVRAGWGGLASIASIAVSFVIIGIFILVIQHFNALIAEWQEQFQVSVFLDDQITPLQLDMLKRRIENEAAVKAFTHTSKEEALTNFRRELKGQESLLEGLGDNPLPASFQLKIREEYQSSEALKGLSAFLSRLEGVEDIQYGQEWVERMTRAGQLIRLLGAIIGSVLTLGSAMIVSNTIRLAVYARAQEVEIMRLVGATKAYIRAPFLVEGMLQGGLGAALALGVLFAAYRFVAPTFNVVAPLFSIGAGQGFLESSMMAGLVGGGAAIGALGSSLAVNRFLKM, encoded by the coding sequence ATGGTTGAGAAACTGAAATATCTGTTGACTCATGCTCTGATCAACTTGGTTCGCGCCGGGTGGGGCGGCTTGGCATCGATCGCCAGCATCGCGGTGTCGTTTGTCATTATCGGCATTTTTATCCTGGTGATTCAACACTTCAACGCGCTTATTGCTGAGTGGCAGGAACAGTTCCAGGTGTCTGTCTTTCTGGACGACCAGATTACCCCTTTGCAGTTGGACATGCTGAAGCGACGGATCGAGAACGAGGCGGCCGTCAAGGCCTTTACGCATACAAGCAAGGAAGAGGCGCTCACTAACTTTCGTCGGGAACTCAAAGGACAGGAGAGTCTCCTCGAAGGGCTCGGGGATAATCCGCTTCCCGCGTCGTTTCAACTCAAGATTCGCGAAGAGTATCAGAGCTCGGAGGCCCTCAAGGGGCTCAGCGCATTCCTGAGCCGCCTCGAGGGGGTAGAGGACATCCAATACGGGCAGGAATGGGTCGAACGTATGACTCGGGCCGGACAACTCATCAGGCTGTTGGGCGCCATTATCGGTTCGGTGCTCACGCTCGGGTCGGCAATGATTGTCTCCAATACCATTCGACTCGCAGTCTATGCGCGCGCACAGGAGGTTGAGATTATGCGCCTTGTTGGCGCTACCAAAGCGTATATCCGCGCCCCCTTCCTGGTAGAAGGGATGCTCCAGGGCGGCCTTGGCGCCGCGCTCGCACTGGGCGTCCTATTCGCGGCCTACCGCTTCGTCGCGCCGACCTTCAATGTGGTCGCCCCACTCTTCTCGATAGGAGCAGGCCAAGGATTCCTGGAATCGTCGATGATGGCAGGTTTGGTCGGTGGCGGCGCAGCAATCGGCGCTCTTGGCAGTTCGCTCGCTGTCAACCGTTTCCTGAAGATGTAG
- a CDS encoding exported protein of unknown function (Evidence 5 : No homology to any previously reported sequences) produces MSRSSLRLRTVVALIAFLLLGSSSGVAAETKTGASSRLREKRQELSQVKRDLNRERKQAQQVAQKERTLFDELDRIDHELQQKGRELKELQTRLKVSAERLLTTQHDITLTRTRLNQIQDLFRRRMRAIYKQGRHGYVQALLSSEDLSGAERRIRYLGAIANQDQRMVAAYTTTLDTLGAQQATLEQSRAELTTSQKAITAKREEILEEQNTRRVLLAKVQEHKKGHLTAIRDLELAARELQGLISRLQQQRRLQIARGSRPAPSRAHGQTDESDGSFSSLKGRLPWPTAGVMTSTFGRQEHVRYRTVTFNHGIEIHAPEGQKIASVSDGVVLYADWFKGYGRLIVLDHGDGYYTVYAHAAEILVRLGDHVTKGQTIGLVGATGSVTGSQLYFEVRYQGGAQDPAAWLVSN; encoded by the coding sequence ATGTCCCGTTCTTCTCTTCGCCTCAGGACGGTGGTGGCCCTCATAGCGTTCCTCCTGCTCGGCTCGTCATCCGGCGTGGCAGCCGAAACAAAGACAGGGGCCTCATCGCGCCTCCGCGAAAAGCGTCAAGAGCTCAGCCAAGTAAAAAGAGATCTGAACCGGGAACGCAAGCAGGCGCAACAGGTGGCGCAGAAGGAGCGAACGCTTTTTGACGAGCTGGACCGGATCGATCATGAGCTGCAGCAAAAGGGACGGGAACTGAAGGAATTGCAGACCAGGCTGAAGGTAAGTGCTGAACGGCTGCTGACCACTCAGCACGATATCACACTCACCCGGACTCGCCTTAACCAGATACAGGACCTGTTCCGGAGGCGCATGCGCGCCATTTACAAACAGGGACGACACGGCTATGTCCAGGCCCTCCTATCCTCGGAGGATCTATCGGGCGCCGAGCGCCGCATACGGTACCTCGGGGCAATTGCTAATCAGGACCAGCGGATGGTGGCGGCCTACACGACCACTCTCGACACGCTGGGGGCTCAACAGGCCACGTTGGAACAGTCAAGGGCTGAACTGACCACGAGCCAGAAAGCCATCACAGCAAAGCGCGAAGAGATTCTGGAGGAGCAGAATACCAGACGCGTGTTGTTGGCCAAGGTTCAGGAGCACAAGAAGGGCCACTTGACAGCCATCCGGGATCTGGAGCTGGCGGCCCGCGAGCTCCAGGGTCTTATCAGTCGCCTGCAGCAACAGAGGCGACTCCAGATCGCAAGAGGGTCTCGCCCCGCACCGTCGCGGGCTCATGGCCAGACCGACGAATCGGATGGATCGTTTTCATCGCTCAAGGGCCGCTTGCCGTGGCCCACGGCCGGCGTCATGACGTCTACGTTCGGTCGGCAGGAGCACGTACGGTATAGGACGGTCACATTTAACCACGGCATCGAGATTCATGCCCCAGAGGGACAAAAGATCGCGTCAGTCTCCGACGGCGTTGTACTGTACGCTGATTGGTTCAAAGGGTATGGCCGCTTGATCGTCCTTGACCACGGGGACGGGTACTACACCGTCTATGCGCATGCCGCCGAGATCCTTGTCAGACTGGGCGATCACGTGACGAAGGGACAGACCATCGGGTTGGTGGGCGCCACGGGGTCTGTGACCGGATCCCAGCTCTATTTCGAAGTACGGTATCAGGGCGGGGCTCAGGATCCCGCAGCCTGGCTTGTCTCTAACTGA
- the def gene encoding Peptide deformylase (PDF) (Polypeptide deformylase) (Evidence 2a : Function of homologous gene experimentally demonstrated in an other organism; Product type e : enzyme) — translation MAKLSILLYPSPVIRKKSVSVTSINGELQRFIDDMVETMYAAPGMGLAAPQVGALKRVIVLDPSDDRTSHRPMALINPVLVAGEGQIVDEEGCLCIPDLNEPVSRFKQVVVKAYDRNEKEIILEGADLLARILQHEIDHLDGILFIDRLSTAKRLLLKRRLKKAAKQGD, via the coding sequence ATGGCGAAACTGTCGATTCTACTCTACCCATCTCCCGTCATCCGTAAGAAGTCTGTGTCGGTGACGTCGATTAACGGCGAGCTTCAGCGCTTCATCGACGACATGGTGGAAACGATGTATGCGGCTCCGGGCATGGGGCTTGCCGCTCCCCAAGTGGGAGCACTCAAGCGGGTCATCGTCCTGGACCCATCCGACGATCGTACGTCGCATCGGCCTATGGCCCTTATCAATCCCGTGCTGGTCGCCGGTGAAGGACAGATCGTAGATGAAGAGGGATGTCTCTGTATCCCGGACCTGAATGAGCCGGTCTCGCGATTCAAGCAGGTGGTCGTAAAAGCCTACGATCGGAACGAGAAGGAGATCATTCTGGAGGGGGCCGACCTGCTGGCGCGTATCCTGCAGCACGAGATCGACCACTTGGATGGTATCCTATTTATCGACCGCCTGAGTACGGCAAAGCGCCTCCTGCTCAAGCGGCGGCTCAAGAAGGCAGCCAAACAGGGGGACTAG
- the ctpA gene encoding Carboxy-terminal-processing protease precursor (C-terminal-processing protease) (Evidence 2a : Function of homologous gene experimentally demonstrated in an other organism; PubMedId : 8034700, 8058761, 9141685; Product type e : enzyme) gives MRFGDLFRKGRKGVVIILTMALLVIGGGGHHEVTAVEDSYERLKVFAEVLSLIQANYVEETKPRDLIYSGIKGMLESLDPHSAFMPPDIFKEMQVETQGSFGGLGIEITVKDRMLTVVAPIEGTPADRAGIHPGDRIVKIDGSPTKDMTLMEAVKKLRGPKGTNVVVTILREESPGPFELTLVREIIEVKSVKVKELGDGVAYVRISAFQERTGKDLQKAIEQLGQNGMSAMVLDLRNNPGGLLNQAVQVSELFLDQGQLIVYTEGRIKNQDLRFSAEHGAQIPKVPMVVLVNGGSASASEIVAGALQDWKRAVVLGTKTFGKGSVQTVVPLSDGSGLRLTTAKYFTPKGRSIHGTGLVPDIIVEAPRPTMAKAQVDPAEKESESGKERPERRQEKKISEEEGDVTLQIGKREGPDPSTDVQLKRAMEILKASQIIEKGFMKGNAG, from the coding sequence ATGAGATTCGGAGATCTGTTTCGAAAGGGGCGGAAGGGTGTCGTCATCATATTGACGATGGCGTTGTTGGTCATCGGTGGCGGCGGCCACCATGAGGTCACGGCTGTCGAGGACAGCTACGAACGGCTGAAGGTCTTCGCCGAGGTCCTGTCGCTGATTCAGGCGAATTACGTCGAGGAGACGAAGCCTCGCGACCTGATCTACAGCGGCATTAAGGGAATGCTGGAGTCGCTGGATCCTCACAGCGCCTTCATGCCGCCCGATATCTTCAAAGAGATGCAGGTTGAGACTCAGGGCTCGTTCGGAGGGCTGGGAATCGAGATCACGGTCAAGGACAGGATGCTGACGGTGGTGGCGCCGATTGAAGGGACCCCCGCCGATCGGGCCGGGATTCACCCTGGCGACCGGATCGTCAAGATCGACGGAAGTCCGACGAAAGACATGACCCTCATGGAGGCGGTAAAAAAGCTCCGAGGTCCAAAGGGGACAAACGTGGTTGTGACTATCCTCCGCGAGGAGTCCCCTGGGCCGTTCGAGCTGACGTTGGTTCGGGAGATCATCGAGGTCAAGAGCGTCAAAGTCAAAGAGTTGGGCGATGGGGTCGCCTACGTCCGGATCAGCGCGTTCCAGGAACGAACCGGAAAGGACCTCCAGAAGGCGATCGAACAGTTGGGACAGAACGGGATGTCCGCGATGGTGCTGGATCTTCGCAACAACCCGGGCGGCCTCTTAAACCAGGCTGTTCAGGTGTCCGAACTGTTCCTGGACCAAGGGCAACTCATCGTCTACACCGAGGGTCGGATCAAGAATCAAGATCTCCGCTTCTCGGCGGAACACGGGGCTCAGATCCCCAAGGTTCCTATGGTGGTCTTGGTGAACGGAGGATCCGCCAGCGCCTCCGAGATCGTCGCGGGCGCGCTTCAGGACTGGAAGAGGGCCGTAGTCCTTGGAACCAAGACCTTCGGGAAGGGGTCGGTGCAGACAGTGGTTCCGCTAAGCGATGGTTCCGGCCTGCGTTTGACTACGGCAAAGTACTTCACGCCAAAAGGGCGATCAATCCACGGCACAGGACTTGTGCCTGATATCATTGTGGAGGCGCCACGGCCCACCATGGCGAAGGCACAGGTTGACCCCGCTGAAAAGGAGAGTGAGTCGGGGAAAGAGCGTCCTGAGAGACGACAGGAGAAGAAGATCTCCGAAGAGGAGGGAGACGTCACGCTCCAGATCGGCAAGCGAGAGGGGCCTGATCCCAGCACCGACGTCCAGTTGAAGCGAGCAATGGAGATTCTCAAGGCCAGCCAGATCATCGAGAAGGGATTCATGAAGGGGAACGCTGGATAA
- the ftsE gene encoding Cell division ABC transpoter (ATP-binding protein) (Evidence 2b : Function of strongly homologous gene; Product type pt : putative transporter), which yields MIQMFHVYKTFGKDLEALVDVDLHIHKGEMVFLAGPNGAGKSTLLRLIFCDEVPTSGQILVNGRNIVRMKPRMVPQLRRTLGIVFQDFKLLRDRTIEENLALVARVVGLTMPQTRYKVAQLLTLVGLSHKAQMAPYKLSSGEQQRVAMARALMNDPLILLADEPTGNLDAELATDVLRLLFEVNAQGTTVLVATHNLKLAEEAGCRTVFLKQGKIVGEWR from the coding sequence ATGATCCAGATGTTCCATGTGTATAAAACGTTTGGAAAAGATCTGGAGGCCTTGGTTGATGTCGATCTTCATATTCACAAAGGGGAGATGGTCTTCCTGGCCGGCCCCAATGGCGCCGGAAAAAGTACACTACTCCGCTTAATCTTCTGTGACGAGGTCCCTACCTCCGGTCAGATCCTGGTCAACGGCCGCAACATCGTCCGCATGAAACCGAGAATGGTCCCACAACTGAGACGGACTCTGGGGATCGTCTTTCAGGATTTCAAGCTCCTTCGCGACCGGACTATCGAGGAGAACTTAGCTTTGGTTGCGAGAGTAGTCGGCCTGACGATGCCACAAACCCGGTACAAGGTCGCGCAACTGCTGACGCTGGTCGGGCTGTCTCACAAGGCGCAGATGGCGCCGTATAAGCTGTCAAGCGGCGAGCAGCAGCGGGTGGCCATGGCAAGAGCGTTGATGAACGATCCTCTCATTCTCCTGGCCGACGAACCGACCGGGAATCTGGATGCTGAGCTGGCCACAGACGTCCTGCGACTCCTCTTTGAGGTAAACGCACAGGGAACGACCGTCCTAGTGGCTACTCACAACCTTAAGCTGGCAGAGGAGGCGGGCTGCCGCACAGTGTTTCTCAAGCAAGGAAAGATCGTCGGAGAATGGCGGTAA
- a CDS encoding putative O-sialoglycoprotein endopeptidase, with actin-like ATPase domain (ygjD,gcp) (Evidence 3 : Function proposed based on presence of conserved amino acid motif, structural feature or limited homology; Product type pe : putative enzyme) — MAHLTLGIETSCDETAAAILEDGRRIRSSVVASQDLLHAPYGGVVPELASRRHTEVIWPVVREALTRAGVGLDNLDGIAATSGPGLIGSLLVGLCFGKALAFACGIPLVGVNHLEGHLYAALLDHEGLSFPFTGLVASGGHTHLYLATAPGEYRLLGRTRDDAAGEAFDKVAKFLGLGYPGGPLIEKWAQKGDPNAVRFPRSIPPRGSYDFSFSGLKTAVVNYVKSATFKVQGSGEPPLSPSPSTLDPRVVADICAGFQEAVVNVLVRVSLAAAKASASRRLVLAGGVACNGRLRSEFVERAPGEGVQVYYPTPSLCTDNAAMIAAAGYPRLLRGERALLSLNADADLALGLSACPTQADLT, encoded by the coding sequence ATGGCACATCTGACTCTGGGAATTGAAACCTCGTGCGATGAGACGGCGGCCGCTATCCTGGAGGATGGTCGACGCATCCGTTCTTCCGTCGTCGCCTCTCAGGATCTCCTCCACGCCCCTTACGGCGGGGTCGTCCCCGAATTGGCCTCACGTCGTCATACAGAGGTTATCTGGCCGGTGGTCCGGGAGGCGTTGACGAGGGCGGGGGTCGGCCTCGACAACCTTGATGGCATTGCGGCAACGTCAGGGCCAGGACTGATCGGCTCGCTGCTGGTTGGCCTCTGCTTCGGAAAGGCGCTCGCCTTTGCCTGTGGAATCCCCCTAGTCGGCGTAAACCACCTAGAGGGACATCTCTATGCCGCCCTGTTGGATCACGAAGGGCTTTCCTTCCCCTTCACCGGACTCGTGGCATCGGGTGGTCATACCCACCTGTACCTGGCCACAGCCCCTGGCGAGTATCGCTTGCTGGGCCGAACCAGAGACGATGCCGCAGGAGAGGCATTCGACAAGGTAGCAAAGTTTCTCGGTCTCGGTTATCCGGGCGGGCCGCTGATCGAGAAGTGGGCCCAGAAGGGCGATCCGAACGCTGTACGGTTTCCCAGGTCGATTCCTCCGCGAGGCTCATACGATTTCAGTTTCAGCGGCCTGAAGACCGCAGTGGTGAATTACGTGAAGAGTGCAACGTTCAAGGTTCAAGGTTCAGGGGAACCCCCCCTATCCCCTAGCCCCTCGACCCTAGACCCTCGTGTGGTGGCGGACATCTGCGCTGGATTCCAGGAGGCTGTGGTGAATGTGCTGGTTCGCGTGAGTCTGGCGGCGGCGAAGGCGTCCGCCTCTCGCCGTCTCGTGCTGGCCGGAGGGGTGGCCTGCAACGGCAGGCTCCGCTCGGAGTTTGTGGAGCGGGCACCAGGGGAAGGCGTACAGGTCTACTACCCCACGCCGTCTCTGTGTACCGATAACGCCGCCATGATTGCTGCCGCCGGTTACCCTCGTCTTCTGCGCGGCGAGCGAGCCTTACTCTCGCTGAACGCCGACGCCGATCTCGCTCTTGGCCTGTCTGCGTGCCCCACACAGGCAGACCTGACATAA
- a CDS encoding putative PpiC-type peptidyl-prolyl cis-trans isomerase (Evidence 3 : Function proposed based on presence of conserved amino acid motif, structural feature or limited homology): MSMKRARQQAAGGRRQSRVGLSFHAPRSTLHASLMTVILLLSVFAASGADAVILDRIVAVVNDDVITLTDVQEEGIQAIRRIVRETLGAERERLLRSTERQILDELILRRLQLQEATKEKIETAPAEIQSAIEELKKRNGLASDEELRAALSREQLSEEQFRKGIADQVMLTKLVARRVRAKVVVLDEEVQQYYEQRQDQFREIPQFKIRHLLVATPPQATPGELSRAKKRIEEAQTLLKKGTQFATVAKQYAEGPLASSSGEVWTMKHGELAPELEQAALALPIGQPSGIITTPAGFHLIVVEERVPGQTLSFDQVKERLRALLFEQKTETKFKEWIESLRTKANVEMKL, from the coding sequence GTGTCGATGAAACGAGCAAGGCAGCAGGCGGCAGGCGGCAGGCGGCAGAGCAGGGTCGGTCTATCCTTCCACGCTCCACGCTCCACGCTCCACGCTTCCCTTATGACTGTTATCCTTCTGCTCAGTGTTTTCGCCGCTTCAGGCGCCGATGCGGTGATCCTCGATCGCATCGTTGCCGTTGTCAACGATGATGTGATTACCCTGACCGACGTGCAAGAGGAGGGGATTCAGGCTATCCGAAGGATCGTACGGGAAACGCTGGGAGCGGAGCGAGAGCGGCTGCTTCGCAGTACGGAACGCCAGATTCTGGACGAGCTGATTCTCAGGAGGTTACAGCTTCAGGAGGCGACAAAGGAGAAGATCGAGACGGCCCCTGCGGAGATACAGTCCGCCATCGAGGAATTAAAGAAGCGTAATGGGTTAGCCAGCGACGAGGAACTCAGGGCTGCGCTGTCCAGAGAACAACTCAGCGAGGAGCAGTTTCGGAAGGGGATTGCCGACCAGGTGATGCTGACGAAGCTGGTGGCGAGGCGGGTACGAGCCAAGGTCGTCGTTCTCGATGAGGAGGTCCAGCAATATTACGAGCAACGGCAGGACCAATTCAGGGAGATCCCGCAATTCAAGATTCGCCATCTCCTCGTGGCTACGCCCCCTCAGGCGACGCCCGGCGAGCTGTCGCGAGCCAAGAAGCGGATCGAGGAAGCGCAGACGCTTCTTAAGAAGGGAACACAGTTCGCGACGGTCGCCAAGCAATATGCGGAAGGGCCGCTCGCGTCGTCCAGCGGCGAGGTCTGGACGATGAAGCACGGAGAACTCGCACCGGAGTTGGAGCAGGCTGCTCTCGCCCTCCCGATCGGACAGCCCAGCGGCATCATCACGACTCCGGCCGGCTTCCACCTTATTGTCGTCGAGGAGCGGGTTCCCGGTCAGACCCTGTCATTCGATCAGGTGAAGGAGCGCCTCCGCGCTCTGCTGTTTGAGCAAAAGACCGAGACGAAATTCAAGGAGTGGATTGAGAGTCTCAGGACCAAAGCCAACGTTGAAATGAAGTTATAG